From a single Lolium rigidum isolate FL_2022 chromosome 7, APGP_CSIRO_Lrig_0.1, whole genome shotgun sequence genomic region:
- the LOC124672299 gene encoding polyadenylate-binding protein RBP45-like produces the protein MAPPPPQDWANAPPYLYRGAQQQQAAPAAEDESDAKPGGDNRSSLRIGRLLEWMDEDYLRSCFTSSPELVSVVIKRNKETGQSEGFGFLNFADHEAADLVLQSYHGQKMPNTDRDFALNWAWTTPGKHADHVCAIYAGDLSLDVKDFMLYHLFKSRYPSVKSAKVAWDDIAGCSKGYGFVMFGDVSECRQAMSEMNGAYCSTKPMRVSPATNKDDFRTQEADSDCNSHNTRLFVARLDLSVTNEDLKEAFSPYGEITDVKVIAGKKYGFVTYLSRASAEEAMRILNGSKLGDKNIRVSWGHCVANQQDQWNGEYHGQPQDSGPVIGWCNKDPNMYSFHHGYAHYQQQQPQQTMVQ, from the exons atggcgcctccgcctccgcaggACTGGGCCAACGCGCCGCCCTACCTCTACCGCGGggcgcagcagcagcaggcggcGCCGGCCGCGGAGGACGAAAGCGACGCCAAGCCCGGAGGAGACAACCGGAGTTCACTGCGGATCGGGAGACTTCTCGAATGGATGGACGAGGACTACCTGCGCAGCTGCTTCACCTCCTCGCCCGAG CTCGTGTCAGTAGTGATCAAGCGGAACAAGGAGACTGGACAATCGGAGGGTTTTGGTTTTCTCAACTTTGCCGACCATGAAGCCGCTGATCTAGTCCTCCAGAGCTACCATGGCCAGAAGATGCCTAATACTGACAGAGATTTCGCACTCAACTGGGCTTGGACTACTCCTGGGAAGCATgctgaccatgtttgtgccatatACGCTGGGGATTTGAGCCTCGATGTCAAAGACTTCATGTTGTACCATTTGTTCAAGAGTCGCTATCCATCAGTTAAGAGTGCAAAAGTTGCATGGGATGATATTGCTGGTTGCTCAAAAGGCTATGGATTTGTTATGTTTGGAGATGTCAGTGAATGCAGACAAGCAATGAGTGAAATGAACGGGGCATACTGTTCTACTAAGCCTATGCGTGTCAGTCCTGCTACCAACAAGGACG ATTTCCGTACACAAGAGGCTGATTCTGATTGCAATTCACACAATACGAGA CTATTTGTTGCTCGTCTTGATCTAAGTGTGACCAATGAGGATCTAAAGGAAGCCTTTAGTCCTTATGGAGAGATTACTGATGTAAAGGTAATAGCGGGAAAGAAGTATGGCTTCGTCACATATTTGAGCAG GGCATCAGCTGAGGAGGCTATGAGAATTCTGAATGGAAGCAAGCTGGGAGATAAAAACATAAGGGTTAGCTGGGGTCATTGTGTTGCTAACCAGCAG GATCAATGGAATGGTGAGTACCATGGACAACCTCAAGACTCTGGTCCTGTCATTGGCTGGTGTAATAAGGATCCTAACATGTACAGTTTCCACCACGGATATGCACATTACCAACAGCAGCAACCACAGCAGACCATGGTACAG TGA
- the LOC124672300 gene encoding uncharacterized protein LOC124672300: protein MTPSCATHRRRSPCADAPRRCRGNAAAGIVAATPTATARALAAGLWRLRHAERQAASADARRRHHAPIDACAVEMPYGCSMEKATKWDQHVCLHNTLGSHVYHHARATPVHAHATSTAVVALEAELEKARAQIADLEDEKRVMRKKVERFLKKLAEEKASWKSRARDAIAALKEDAKAERNHRRQLEAANGKLMKEVAEAKASAKQASQSYEMERKAREMMEDACEELTKEVEEDQAEVELLRRECLGMREEMEEERRMLQMAEVWREERVQMKLSDAKVALEQKYSQLNRLQAEMESFLRRDGKSADASSGSAALREARMISEAASSVRLRGVKELNHQNSHAPEDVDRVFQHFCRKDENHGAANGGSPASPAASNVHSVSPATDIFLEKLDGDGDGSLSWGTPGRDRRRDSSSSAGTSTDRSVARAGKNAPALSNGSGSRGGSGLTDPPGVSRIGATGKNTALIRRLWRSAISESRKLKTAGSASVGTTTTTTTQTPSSEQRSTVITPTLPVGEQCSSSYSVKPGRIREAKGLARGGGSDKRKQSLQEKLMEARMDDHSKPLPALQPSRRIRAASGVQMTTN, encoded by the exons ATGACCCCCTCCTGCGCCACACATCGTCGTCGGAGCCCGTGCGCGGACGCTCCACGGAGGTGTCGCGGCAATGCAGCCGCCGGGATCGTCGCCGCCACGCCCACGGCCACCGCAAGGGCGCTCGCCGCCGGCCTCTGGAGGCTGCGCCACGCCGAGCGGCAGGCGGCCAGCGCAGACGCTCGGCGGCGACACCATGCTCCG ATCGATGCCTGCGCGGTGGAAATGCCATATGGTTGCTCCATGGAGAAGGCAACGAAATGGGACCAGCACGTATGTCTGCACAACACCTTGGGCTCACATGTCTACCATCACGCCCGTGCAACGCCGGTTCACGCCCACGCGACGTCGACGGCGGTGGTGGCGCTGGAGGCCGAGCTCGAGAAGGCCCGTGCTCAGATCGCCGATCTGGAGGACGAGAAGCGCGTGATGAGGAAGAAGGTGGAACGGTTCCTGAAGAAGCTGGCGGAGGAGAAGGCGTCGTGGAAGAGCAGGGCGCGGGACGCGATCGCGGCGCTGAAGGAGGACGCCAAGGCGGAGAGGAACCACCGGCGGCAGCTGGAGGCGGCAAACGGGAAGCTGATGAAGGAGGTGGCGGAGGCGAAGGCGTCGGCGAAGCAGGCGTCGCAGAGCTACGAGATGGAGCGGAAGGCGCGGGAGATGATGGAGGACGCGTGCGAGGAGCTGAccaaggaggtggaggaggaccaGGCGGAGGTGGAGCTGCTCCGGCGCGAGTGCCTGGGCATgcgggaggagatggaggaggagcggcggatgCTGCAGATGGCGGAGGTGTGGCGCGAGGAGCGGGTCCAGATGAAGCTCTCCGACGCCAAGGTGGCGCTCGAGCAGAAGTACTCCCAGCTCAACAGGCTGCAGGCCGAGATGGAGTCGTTCCTGCGGAGAGACGGCAAGAGCGCCGACGCCAGCAGCGGCTCCGCTGCGCTGCGGGAGGCGCGGATGATCAGCGAGGCGGCGAGCTCCGTCCGGCTCCGCGGCGTCAAGGAGCTGAACCATCAGAATTCTCATGCCCCGGAGGACGTGGATCGAGTGTTCCAGCACTTTTGCCGGAAAGATGAGAACCACGGCGCCGCCAATGGTGGCAGCCCGGCGAGCCCTGCTGCGTCCAACGTTCACTCCGTCAGCCCGGCGACAGACATCTTCTTGGAGAaactcgacggcgacggcgacggctcaCTCAGCTGGGGCACTCCCGGTCGTGACCGGCGACGCGATTCTTCTTCTTCGGCTGGAACCAGCACCGACCGTTCGGTGGCGCGAGCAGGCAAGAATGCGCCAGCTCTGTCTAATGGCAGTGGAAGCCGAGGCGGCAGCGGGCTCACCGATCCTCCAGGCGTGAGCAGGATCGGCGCTACTGGCAAAAATACGGCATTGATAAGGCGGCTCTGGAGGTCAGCGATCAGTGAAAGCAGGAAGCTGAAAACAGCAGGATCTGCATCCGtagggacgacgacgacgacgacgacacagACGCCGTCTTCGGAACAGAGGTCCACCGTGATCACCCCGACATTGCCGGTTGGGGAGCAGTGCAGTTCATCCTACTCCGTGAAACCAGGGAGGATCCGTGAAGCGAAAGGATTGGCGCGAGGAGGAGGCTCGGACAAGCGAAAGCAAAGCCTTCAGGAGAAGCTTATGGAGGCTAGAATGGACGATCACAGCAAGCCATTGCCTGCTCTGCAGCCAAGCAGAAGAATCCGTGCAGCTAGCGGCGTGCAAATGACTACTAATTGA
- the LOC124678003 gene encoding uncharacterized GPI-anchored protein At1g61900, with protein sequence MGPAGRLLAAAALLSSLCLHGLPGNSGRAFAHSGPVLHRVDHAEEDDDSGGLMPELSPTGSPQPFVPFLAPAPLAPFYNNTTPKLSGKCSLNFTAIDSLMTTTAVDCFALFAPFLANVICCPQLQATLTILIGQSSKQTGTLALDPAAANYCLSDVQQLLMSQGASDDLHSICSVHLSNATEGSCPVSSIDAFESVIDSSKLLEACRKVDPVNECCSKTCQNAINYAAQKISSKDAALTSNTGGSKVDSCRNVVLRWLSSRLEPSPASKMLRQISNCNVNEVCPLSFPDTSKVAKECGGTVKNFTVCCEEMDSYVSHLQKQSFITNLQALDCASSLGNKLQKMNVSIDVYSTCQITLKDFSLQVGSQESGCLLPSMPSDASFDPSSGISFTCDLNDNIAAPWTSSLKPSASSCSRSPAPGPGPSIPERPSATSAQNGVSQNRLELSLVICLGTLLAALLLQV encoded by the exons atGGGGCCTGCCGGCCGGCTCCTCGCGGCAGCCGCTCTCCTCTCCAGCCTCT GTTTACATGGGCTGCCGGGGAATTCCGGCCGCGCATTTGCTCATAGTGGACCGGTGCTCCACCGGGTCGACCAcgcagaggaagacgacgacagcGGCGGCCTCATGCCAGAGCTCTCACCGACAGGCTCTCCCCAGCCCTTCGTCCCCTTCCTAGCGCCTGCCCCTCTCGCGCCGTTCTACAACAACACCACGCCCAAGCTGTCAG GCAAATGCTCGCTGAACTTCACCGCCATCGATAGTCTGATGACCACCACGGCCGTCGATTGCTTTGCCCTGTTCGCTCCGTTCCTTGCCAATGTCATTTGCTGCCCCCAGCTCCAGGCCACTCTCACCATCCTGATAGGACAGTCCAGCAAGCAGACGGGCACCCTTGCGTTGGATCCCGCTGCTGCCAACTACTGTCTGTCTGATGTTCAGCAGCTGCTCATGAGCCAAGGCGCGAGTGACGATCTCCACAGCATTTGCTCGGTTCATCTCTCCAATGCCACCGAGGGGTCGTGCCCCGTCAGCAGCATCGATGCGTTTGAGAGCGTCATCGACTCGTCAAAGCTCCTCGAGGCCTGCCGGAAGGTGGATCCTGTCAACGAGTGCTGCAGCAAGACATGCCAGAACGCTATAAACTATGCTGCCCAGAAAATCTCTTCCAAGGACGCTGCGTTGACAAGCAACACTGGGGGTTCCAAAGTTGACAGTTGCAGGAATGTTGTACTTAGATGGTTATCCAGCAGGCTGGAGCCATCACCTGCATCCAAGATGCTAAGGCAGATATCAAACTGTAATGTCAATGAAG TTTGCCCACTAAGCTTCCCAGACACAAGTAAGGTAGCAAAGGAGTGTGGTGGTACAGTGAAGAACTTTACTGTATGTTGCGAGGAGATGGACAGTTATGTATCTCACTTGCAAAAGCAAAGTTTCATCACAAATTTGCAAGCTTTGGATTGTGCCTCATCCCTTGGGAATAAATTGCAAAAGATGAATGTCAGCATAGATGTTTATAGCACGTGCCAAATAACTTTGAAAGATTTTTCACTTCAAG TTGGATCTCAAG AATCTGGATGCCTCCTTCCAAGTATGCCTTCAGATGCATCATTTGACCCTTCTTCTGGGATTAGTTTCACATGTGATCTGAATGACAACATCGCGGCCCCATGGACATCTTCTTTGAAACCGTCAGCTTCATCATGCAGTAGAT CTCCTGCTCCTGGTCCTGGTCCTAGTATCCCAGAGAGGCCTTCAGCAACATCGGCACAAAATG GTGTCAGCCAGAACAGGCTGGAGCTTAGCCTAGTCATTTGTTTGGGCACCCTTCTGGCTGCTCTTTTACTACAAGTCTAG
- the LOC124672301 gene encoding uncharacterized protein LOC124672301, which yields MGKQGRGCSSRYGSERLLYPVQVMGGGHGAADHLADLDEEDVWSVLAAAPAPDSGNGNGRQPEQDRRGGRWTAGGLSMAFEATAATAHHHHRPHVVASSAPVKVPEWPAARFSPSGGGEQQQQQQYYGVSCREEEDEWVAPHEYLQARSGGRGTPAPSVFEGVGRTLKGRDLSRVRDAVWSSTGFFG from the coding sequence ATGGGGAAGCAGGGCCGCGGCTGCAGCAGCAGGTATGGGTCGGAGCGGCTGCTGTACCCTGTCCAGGTCAtgggcggcggccacggcgccgccGATCACCTCGCGGACCTCGACGAGGAGGACGTCTGGTCGGTGCTGGCCGCGGCGCCCGCGCCCGACTCCGGCAACGGCAACGGCAGGCAGCCCGAGCAGGACCGTCGCGGCGGCCGGTGGACCGCGGGGGGCCTGTCGATGGCGTTcgaggccaccgccgccacggcgcACCACCATCATCGCCCTCACGTCGTGGCCAGCTCGGCGCCGGTGAAGGTGCCCGAGTGGCCGGCCGCCAGGTTCTcgccgagcggcggcggcgagcaacagcagcagcagcagtactACGGCGTGAGCTgccgcgaggaggaggacgagtggGTGGCGCCACACGAGTACCTCCAGGCACGTAGCGGCGGGCGCGGCACGCCGGCGCCGTCGGTCTTCGAAGGCGTGGGGAGGACGCTCAAGGGGCGTGACCTCAGCCGGGTGCGCGACGCCGTCTGGAGCAGCACCGGCTTCTTCGGCTAG